A DNA window from Zingiber officinale cultivar Zhangliang chromosome 3A, Zo_v1.1, whole genome shotgun sequence contains the following coding sequences:
- the LOC122052777 gene encoding F-box protein At2g32560-like yields the protein MLSFLMSFFPFVLFLSKSFPLPPWRELLSRLLPFLEKCKPIGARKIGALPPPPLMIPRNKCSGQRAENVEEPMETSLLDLPELALECVLEKLPPVGLSAMAAVCSSLRERCRSDHFWENHMREKWGSVIGPAETGEWKRHLASLTDSPGGGFGCEHWIGLLSCIWPISWLTSRIGNGNKLKNSLPADSVMAWYQSLQGGQFWFPAQVYNREHGHVGFMLSCYDAQVRYDCRTDTFLARYPPHGRRTVVTEEGVEWKRLRAPPAGTSAHELHISDCLSKLRPGDHIEIQWRKNKEFPYGWWYGVIGHSESCDGNEHFCHCHLSNSIVLEFNQYTPGSKWRQASIDRKNHKEEGNETDGFYGGIRKLESKDEISKWRELWPTDALE from the exons ATGCTGTCGTTCCTGATGTCATTTTTCCCCTTCGTCCTCTTCCTCTCCAAATCTTTCCCTCTGCCGCCGTGGCGAGAGCTGCTGTCTCGGTTGCTGCCTTTCTTGGAAAAGTGTAAGCCGATTGGCGCGCGAAAAATCGGAGCTTTGCCGCCGCCGCCGTTGATGATTCCCAGGAACAAATGCTCCGGCCAGCGGGCGGAGAACGTGGAGGAGCCGATGGAGACGTCACTCCTGGATCTGCCGGAGTTGGCTCTGGAGTGCGTGCTGGAGAAGTTGCCGCCGGTCGGGCTGTCCGCCATGGCCGCCGTTTGCAGCTCGTTGCGGGAACGGTGCAGGAGCGACCACTTCTGGGAAAATCATATGAGGGAGAAATGGGGGAGTGTGATCGGCCCCGCGGAGACCGGAGAGTGGAAGCGCCACCTGGCATCCTTAACAGACTCTCCCGGCGGCGGCTTCGGCTGCGAGCATTGGATCGGGTTGTTGTCCTGCATCTGGCCGATTTCCTGGCTCACGAGCAGGATTGGCAATGGCAACAAGCTCAAGAACTCTCTACCCGCTGACTCTGTCATGGCTTGGTATCAATCCTTGCAAGGTGGACAGTTCTGGTTCCCTGCTCAGGTTTACAACCGCGAG CATGGGCATGTGGGCTTCATGTTATCATGCTATGATGCTCAAGTTCGATATGATTGCAGGACAGACACTTTTCTTGCAAG GTATCCTCCCCACGGCCGAAGAACAGTAGTGACAGAGGAGGGAGTGGAGTGGAAGAGGCTGAGGGCACCTCCCGCGGGTACTTCTGCTCATGAGCTTCATATCTCCGACTGCTTGAGCAAGTTGCGTCCCGGCGATCATATTGAAATTCAGTGGAGAAAGAACAAGGAGTTTCCATATG GTTGGTGGTATGGAGTTATTGGTCACTCGGAATCTTGTGATGGAAATGAGCATTTTTGCCATTGTCATCTGAGCA ATAGTATCGTCCTCGAATTCAACCAGTACACGCCGGGTTCAAAGTGGCGACAAGCGTCCATTGATCGAAAGAATCACAAGGAAGAAGGCAATGAAACAGATGGATTTTATGGAGGAATCAGGAAATTGGAAAGCAAGGATGAAATATCCAAGTGGAGAGAGCTTTGGCCAACTGATGCTTTGGAGTAG